The Dreissena polymorpha isolate Duluth1 chromosome 10, UMN_Dpol_1.0, whole genome shotgun sequence genome includes a region encoding these proteins:
- the LOC127848894 gene encoding uncharacterized protein LOC127848894 — translation MNQTAELVSRTEDEMNTHLNETRVQISDLEQGMADSVGRIEGLEKNQSVMKGAADKTQAQIATVEQKVAASQSNTQTLQSRVQSLGETQGDLKSKTTTIESKVDTRQRQIDWMQRQIDWVQQTVGTFAGFSAYLNTNKHYDQKTVIVFDGVIYNHDTWPRPRDYNPNTGIFTVPVSGVYVFTFNVEVNSNFVDIDIGAHVNLMLNSNIKSQAIVQGLGNHLSSGNTAVLDVQFGDKVFVSTSSHFRLHKLYAWRTTFSGALLRMN, via the exons ATGAATCAAACAGCCGAACTCGTATCACGGACCGAAGATGagatgaatacacatttaaatgaaactCGAGTTCAGATATCTGATTTAGAACAGGGGATGGCGGACTCGGTAGGAAGGATTGAAGGTTTGGAAAAGAATCAGTCAGTCATGAAAGGAGCAGCAGACAAAACACAAGCTCAGATTGCGACCGTGGAACAGAAAGTAGCAGCTTCGCAGAGCAACACTCAAACTCTCCAGTCACGAGTTCAAAGTCTGGGGGAGACGCAAGGAGATCTTAAATCAAAGACAACGACTATCGAGTCAAAAGTCGATACGAGGCAAAGACAGATAGACTGGATGCAAAGACAGATAGACTGGGTTCAACAAACCGTAG GTACGTTTGCTGGTTTCTCTGCCTACCTTAATACAAATAAGCATTATGatcaaaaaactgttattgtattCGACGGAGTCATCTACAACCATGACACATGGCCACGGCCCCGGGACTACAATCCAAATACCGGCATCTTCACTGTACCTGTGAGCGGAGTATATGTCTTTACGTTTAACGTCGAAGTAAATAGCAATTTTGTTGATATAGATATTGGTGCGCATGTTAATCTGATGCTTAATTCGAACATCAAGTCGCAAGCGATTGTACAAGGTTTAGGCAACCATTTGTCAAGTGGAAATACAGCTGTGCTGGATGTGCAATTCGGAGACAAAGTGTTCGTATCGACTTCAAGTCATTTTCGGCTTCACAAATTATATGCGTGGAGAACAACGTTCAGCGGGGCCCTTTTGCGTATGAATTAA